The Paramixta manurensis region AGCGGCGGGCGCGGCGTCGTCGGAGCTTGCGGCACGGGCGATAACGGCAGTGTTGTATGCCGGAAGGGATGCCAGTTCGCTGACGGAAGATGAAAAACAGACGGTAAGTATGCTGGCAACGCTTTCAGCGGGGATAGCTGGCGGCGTGGCAGGGGGTAACAGCAGCGACGCACTGGCCGGCGCGCAGAGCGGGAAAAACGCGGTTGAGAATAACTATCTGAGTAGTACGGAGAAGAGCCGCCAGACGGAGCTGAACCACAAACAGAATCTTACCCCGCAGGAGCAGCAGGAGCGCGACGCGCTGAACCGTAAGGACGCCGAAACCAGTAAAACCTTGGTCGATGCCTGTATGGGAGGAAGTGCCTCGGCCTGTACAGCAGCCCGGAAGGATGCGCAGGAGAAGCAGGATACCTACCAGAGCCTGAGTTATCAGAATCAGAAGGAAGCCCAGGCTGGTTATCAGCAGATACAGCAATTACTTAACGGCACCAGCTCGGAAGCGAAACAGACACAGGAACTGTTTAACGGCATGGTGTCAGCCTATATGCGCACCGGGATGAGCGAGGAAGCCGCTAAATCTGCGGTGGGTTACCAGCTTAGTGCGATGTATATCGCTGGCGGGATAGCAGGTATCGGCTCAGGAAAAACGGTGGATGAGGGGCTGATACCGGGTGTGAAGCCGTCCACGCCATCGACTAAGCCGGGAACGGGTAGCCAGACAGAAAACAAGCCGTCCAGTGGTGCAGAGAACGTAGCGACCTTGTAGTGGTCAAGTAATACTGGCCACGGTTTTACAGTAAGAACGGTATCGGTTCTCTGATTCTTCCGGCGTCAGCCCCCCGTTGTAATGATGAGGTCTGACGCTATTGTAGTAATTCTGGATATAACTGCCGATTTGTCGCCGGGCCTCATCCTTACCTGCGTAACCATTCGTCGGCACCCATTCTGTTTTCAGACTACGGAAGAAGCGTTCCATGGGGCTATTATCCCAGCAGTTCCCCCGACGACTGACGCTTTGCTTTATCCTGTAACGCCAGAGAACTTGCTGATATTTAAGGCCTGTATACTGGCTTCCCTGGTCGCTATGGAACATGACATCACGCGGTTGACCACGCGTCTCATAGGCCATCCGCAGAGCACTTCTTATCAGTGCGGTATCGGCATTCGCTGACAGACTCCAGCCGATAACCCTGCGGGCAAAAAGATCCATAACAACCGCCAGATAGCACCAGCGATTTCCAGCCCAGATATACGTAATATCTCCACACCATACCCGGTCTGGCTCCGGTACAGCGAACTGACGCTCGAGCAGATTCGGCAGGCAGGTATGCTCCTGACGGGCATTTTTGTACTGATGTTTTCCGGGCTGGCAACTGCTCAGGTTCAGGTATTTCATCAGACGCCCGGCACGGTAACGGGTCATCGGAACGCCATTTTGAGCCAGCATTTCAGCCAGCGTGCGTGCGCCTGCTGAGCCCCGGCTCTGGTTCCACGCCCGGCGTATTTCGCTGTACAACCTGACTCGCGCCGGATTGACAGTATCGCGTCGTTTTCGCCAGTACCGGTAACTGCTACGGTGTATTTCCAGCGCGGAGCAAAGGCTGACAACCGTGTGGCTGTCACTCAGTCTGGCGGCTATCGTGAACCGTTCAGTGAGTCGGACATCAAGAGTGCGGTAGCCTTTTTTAATATCGTATTCTGTTCCTCCAGGCGGCGAACCTGCTTTTCCAGCTCGCGAATACGTTGCTGTTCTGCAGTAATGGGAGTAGCAGAGGGCGTAATCCCCTGCCGCTCTCGCCTGAGCTGGCGCACCCAGCTCTCAAGGGTGGTAGAACCGACATTCATCGCTTCACTGGCTTGTCGATATGAGTAGCCCTTATCAACAATCAGCTGTGCACATTCCAGCCTGAACTCAGGGGTGAAAGTACGCTTAGTTTTCTTGTTCATTAAGTCACCTGTTTTATGTTGTGGTGAGAATATCACCTTTAATCAGGTGGCCAAATTTACTGTGCCACTACACCTATCCAAAGCTGAAAGACGATCTAGTTCAGCAGAATCTGAATAATATTGCGAAGCAGGACCCGATACTGGCAGCAGTGGTGAAAGGAAGTGATACTGTTAACCCTAATTTCTCTGTAGGTTCAGGAAGCGCAGCTGAAGCTGATAGATTAGGGCAAATTTGGGTTGGTGATGGTGCCAGATTAGTTACAAATCAGAAAGAATGCCCAGGATGCCTGGTTAGTGCAGATGGTGCTCGCATATACAGACCACCTTCGGAGAAAAAGAATACGCCAGCCGACTTAAATCCTACTGGGGTGCAGGCGAACTTTGTTCAGCAAAAAGATGGTGTAATCATCAGTAACGGACATATGAGTATTGGCAAATGAAAGCAGACTTAAAAGGTATGTGGGTCGACTCTGCTGATATAAGCTTGGAAACTTATCAGCCTGAAGAGAAAAATAACTTCAATTTATGGATTGAATTAAAAATAGGAACCAGAGGTGAAACTGGTGCAGATTATTTTAGGTTTTTTGTCTGCACCCCCGAATGGCTGTGTAAACACCACTGGCTACCTGAACTGATGCGTCATACGCTTCTGGTCCGCAAATACGATCTGGATGAGATCAAAAAGATCATTACGGATTATATCGATCAGTGTGAAGGTGAAGACTGGATGGCGATAGCGCAAAAACTCTCCCGTGTTTTTGCCTGGGAATATGAAGACTACCGGCCGTAACAGGCGATTCTGGGTCACCGTAGCGTGAAGAGCACGCAGATATACACGCAGGTGAGCATCCGGATGTTGCAGGCGGTACATGCCAGTACACATCCGACTGAGCAGCAAGAGAATGATGCACCGAAAGTTGCTAATGAAAAATGACACAGTATACTAACAGTTAATAACTGATAGTAATCCAGCCGGAGAAATCACCATGCCAACCAGCGTAGCCTTAAGTCCCTATTTTGAAGCGTTCATCCGCGAACAGATAGAAAGCGGACGTTACAACAATACCAGCGAGGTTATCCGTGCCGGGCTTCGGGCGCTGGAAGAGCGGGAGCAGCAGATGAAACTGGAATCACTGCAAAAAGCAGTCAGCGCAGGGATAAACAGCGGGGAGAGCAGAAACGCGGAAGAGGTGTTCGGGCGTCTGTCACGCAAATACCAGCGCATGGTCGAAGGCAAGCAGACGAAATGAAACTGGGTATATCGCCACTGGCAGAACAGGATATAGAAGCTATCGGCGACTATATCGCACTGGACAATCCGGTTCGGGCGGTGAGCTTCACGGAAGAGTTGTACCAGCAGTGCCTGTTGATAGCAGAATCACCGGTTATCTACAGGGAAAGGTCGGAGCTGGGGCAAAGTGTCAGAAGTTGCGCTTATGGCCGTTACCTGATCGTGTTCAGGGTACTTGATACTGAGGTTCGTATAGAACGGCTGTTGCATGGTTCACGCGATATTATCAGCCTATTCGCAGAGCTGGACAGCCTGTAAGCCCTCTGTAAGCGGAGTTGTTTGCTGTGCGGCAGAGCACCGTCTATGGCATGATCTGCCTTCGTTAGCGCCAGTGCAGCGTGGGATACCCGCCTCACTGTGTAAGTATATCGGTTTTAGTTCCTGTCACTTTTATAATTGACCGATCGTTCCGGAATTTTCTATACTCACCGTCATGGCCAGACCAAAAGAATTTAATATTGATGTGGCATTAGATGCCGCCGTGGGCGTGTTCCGCGAACATGGTTTTGCGGGCAGCTCCGCGCAAATGCTGATTGAGGCGATGAAGATCGGCAAGCAGAGCTTGTACGATACATTCGGCGGAAAGTGGCAGCTGTATTGCGCTGCGGTGGCGCGCTACAGTTCGGCGGAAACAGCCGAGCATATCGCGATGCTGCAAAGCGAGACGACAGCGATGGCGGGCATTGAACAGATGCTTGAACGGGTAGTCGCTGAGGCCCACAGGCCGTGTCTGGGGCTGAGTGCCATTAGCGAGTTTGCCACTAGCCGCGACGATCTGGTTGGTATCCGTGAACAGGCCGGGCGGGCGTTACGCGTGGCGCTACAGCAGAAACTGGTTGAAGCACAACAAACGGGCGCGGTCTCTGCGGAGTTAGACCCTGACCAGGGCACCGCTTTCCTGTTGGCAAACATTGCAGCGATTCGTCTCGCCGCGCGTGCAGGCGCGAAGCCGTCCGAACTCAATGCGCTAAAAGCGCTCACCCTAAAGGCTCTACGATGAGCCTCTTTTTTTACCTAATTTTGGAATGATCATTCAATAATGCGAGGTTAACCATGAAAGCGATAGTGATGGAACGTGTCGGTGGCCCGGCAGTGATGGAATATGTTGATCGGCCAAACCCGGAGCCTGCGGCAGGACAGGTGCTAGTGCAAGTACATGCGGCTGGTGTGAACTTTATGGATATTGGCGTCCGGCAAGGCTCGCTTTGGCAGGAGATGCCGCTACCGAAAACGTTGGGCGTTGAGGGCGCCGGTCAGGTGTTAAGCGTGGGCGCCGGGGTCACGGATATAACGCCTGGTCAGCGCGTTGCCTGGGTATATGCGCCGGGGAGTTACGCCCAACAGGTGGTGGTACCCGCCGCCGCGCTGGTTCCGCTGCCGGATGAGATCGATTATCGAACCGCGGCGGCGGTTATGATGCAAGGATTAACCGCGAGCCACTTTGCTACCGACTTTTATCCGGTTCAGCCCGGCGATATTGCCCTGGTCCATGCGGCAGCGGGCGGAGTGGGATTATTGTTAACACAAATCATTAAGCTGCGCGGAGGCCGGGTGATTGGGCGCGTTTCTAGCGCCAACAAAGTCGCTTTTGCCAAAGAGGCGGGAGCCGAACAAGTGATTGTCGATACCGAGGGCGCATTCGCCGCCGAGGCGATTCGCCTTTCCGGTGGCGAAGGTGTACATGTGGTTTACGATGGTTCAGGGCCGAAAACCTTTCAGGGCTCCCTGGATGCGCTGCGTGTCTGTGGAACCTTCTGTTGGTATGGCCCGGTGCTGGGTAGCCCGGGAGCCATAGAAATAATGAGTCTGCCGAAAAGCATCAAAATTGGCTATGCCACCTTCAATCATCACGTTCGTACCCCTGAGTTGCTACGCGCGCGCACCAAACAGTTGTTTGACTGGATAACCGCAGGTCAGTTAAGTCTTAAAATTGGGGGAGAGTATGCGCTGGCGGACGCGGCGCGCGCCCATACCGATCTTGAGAGCCGGAAAACCAGCGGCAAGCTATTGCTACTCCCGTAAATTGCCTGTCGCTGGATCTGGCTACGGCAAACCGCTGTTTAAGCCGCGTGTTGCAGGGAAAAGGCGAGTTTCGACTCGCCTTAAAACAGAGTGGAATCCCCGTTGGTGCGGTTACCAGAGCGTGTAGCCGCCATCAACGGTAAACACTGAGCCGGTGACAAAGGAGGAGGCATCGCTGGCTAATAGCAACGCAATCGGGGCGATTTCATCCGGCGAGGCATAACGTTGCATCGGCACTTCGTCCCGCCAATAATGCCGATAATCTTCATACTCCTCGCTGGCGATCTCGGTTTTAACGTACCCTGGCGCGATGGCATTAACACGGATACCGCTTTTTGCCCATTCCGCTGCCAGCGAACGGGTTAAATGGTGAACCGCCGCTTTGGAGATGCCATAAGGCGAATGCCATTGTGGACGGTTGACGATAAAACCGGAGATTGAACCGATATTAATAATCGAACCGCTTCCGCGTTGCGCCATTTGCCTGCCGACAATCTGGCTGGCTTTCCATACCGCATCAAGGTTAATGGAAAATAATCGTTGCCACTCTTCGTCTTCTAACGTTAGCGCATCGGCATGAAAACCAATGCCGGCATTATTGACCAGCACATCCACCGGGCCGAGTTCCTGCGTGACTTTCGCCAGCATCGCTTCCACATCGTTGCGATTCGCCACATCGGTCGGTACCGAAATCGCCTTAACCCCAATGCGGTGTAACTCTTCCAGCGTCGCGGCGCTTTTTGCCTCATCCCGTGCGGCAATCGCAACGGCAGAGCCCGCCTCGGCTAATCCAAGGGCGATGGCGCGCCCAATGCCACGGTTGCCACCCGTAATAACCGATACCTTTCCACGCATTGAAAATTTGTCCATGATTGACATAACAAGTTTTCTCCAAAATTAACTAACTACGTTCAGGAAGCGCGGCGGCTTCCGGGATGATAAGAGCAGACGAAACCGCATCCGCCGCCAGTGCGCCGGTCATGATGGCGACAACATCGCTCATTGAGGTGGTTGCAGGGCTGACGACAGAGGCCCGACGTCCCAAACGATGGATATGAATACGATCGGCAATCTGAAACACATTCGGCATGCTATGGCTTATCAATACCACCGATAGCCCCCGATCGCGGATACGGGTAATCAGATCAAGCACCTGATTTGTTTCACGCACGCCAAGCGCCGCCGTCGGTTCGTCGAGAATGACGACCCGTTTTCCCCATGCCGCCGCACGCGCTACGGCAACGGCTTGCCGCTGGCCACCGGACAAGGTTTCCACTTTTTGATCTATCGATTGAATGCGAATACCCAAGTTGCGCATATGATCTTCCGCCTGCTGCCGCATCCCTTTTTTATCTAACTGACGAAGCAGCGCGCCGCGGAGGCCCGGTTTGCGGAGTTCCCGGCCAAGAAACAGGTTTTGTGTGATGTTGAGTTGCGTGGCGACCGCCAGCTCCTGGTACACCGTTTCAATACCGGAAAGCCGTGAGCTAAGTGGGTTATTGAAATTCACTTCACGATCATTCAGGTAGATATGCCCCTCATCGGGGATCAGCGCGCCGGTCAGCGCTTTAATCAGGCTTGATTTTCCCGCGCCGTTATCCCCAACCACCGCCAGAATTTCTCCTTGCGCCAACTCGAAATCCGCGCCATTCAGCGCCACGACGTGACCGTAACGTTTAACCAGCCCGCTCGCGCGCATGACAATAGAGGAAGTTGTATCGGTCATGTCCGTTGTCCTCGGTGCAGATATTGATCGATACCGACGGTGAAGATCACCAAAAAGCCGGTTGCCACCTGTTGATAGAGCGAATCGATACCGGCCTGAGTAAGGCCATTTTTGAGTACGGTCACAATCAAGGCGCCGATAAATGTCCCCATCACGCTGCCGCGTCCGCCAAATAAACTGGTGCCCCCGATGACCACCGCGGTGATGCTCTCAAGATTGGCCAGTGGATAGCCGCTTGGATCGGCGATAGGCGTACGACCCAATGCCTGCCAGCCGGCAAAGGCATAGAAAATACCGGCCAACGCATACACGCTAAACACGATTTTTCTGACGCTGATGCCGTTCAGACGCGCCGCCGAGGGCGAGTTACCTATCGCATACACATGCACGCCCCAGGCCGTTTTGTTCAGCACATACATCAGAACCAATGTCAGAGCAATCCATAGCAGGCTGCCATAGGTCAGGCTGGCGGGCATCCACGCCGGGCCTGAGCCCATCAAAGCCAGTAAATCGGACGTTACCGGGAAGCTGCGCGAGTGAGCGTAGAGCCGTGCGACAGCCGTTAAGATAGTGAACATCCCTAGGGTTGCAATAAAAGGCGGTAGACGGAAGGTGGTGACGACCACGCCATTAATCGCAGCGGCCACGATACACACCAACATGCCGCAGATTAACGCTATCCACGGATCAACGGTGGTGGCGAGGCTGCCGGTCACCACCGTCCCGAGCACCATGATGGCGGCATTCGCCAAATCAATACCGGAAACCAGCACAATGAGCGTTTGCCCCAGCGCCAATGTGCCCACCACCACCGATTGTTGCAGTATCAGCGACAAGTTACCGGCGTTGAGAAAGGTGGCGGTAGTGGTTGAAAACACAATAATAATCACGAGAAGAGCCAGCAACGGTCCAACGATCGGATAAGACAGCCACAACGCCATCATGGTGCGCAAGTAGGCCCTGGCGCCAGTCGGGCGGGATTCGTCTGAAGTACCGGTCAGCGCTTTTGGCCGGGGCTCTTTTTCACTCCGATCAAAGAGACTCATTATTACTCTCCCCAGCAATTCTTCAGGCCCCACGCCGAATCTTTGGAGGCAAGCCCCTTCACCGGATGGTCGGTAATCAGCACCGTCCCGGAATTATTCACGCCGTGTGGCTTAGCACCGCCATTAACCGCCGTAATAATGGCCTCCACCGCCATTTTGCCCATCCGGTCGGGGAATTGCATAACGGTCGCCCCGATAGCGCCATCCGCCACGCTGTGTACGCCAGAGCAACTGCCATCAATAGAGGTCAGCACAATATCTTTGCGCGCTCTTTTAATCGAAAGATACGCGCCCTGGGCCGTTGGCTCGTTGATGGTATACACCACATTAATATCCGAATGCGCCGCCAGAAGATTTTCCATGGAAGATTGGCCGGTTTCGACGTTGGCCTGGGTTAAGGCGGTGCCGACGATTTCCGGTGAGTGCTCGCTGAGGCCAAACCCTTTCAGAAAACCATCGTGACGGGCTTTGGAGGTTTTGTCGGATAAATCGTAATCCAGCAACGCCACTTTGGCGCCAGTAGCGCCGAGCCGGGCCTTCGCCCATTTACCCACCAGCTCGCCGGCGGCTAAATTATCGGTTTCATAAGAGGCGTTGGCTGTGGTTGCCGGTTCTAGCGAGGTATTGGTGGTAATCACGACGATCCCGGCGTCACGCGCTTTTTTAATGACATTACGCAACGCAAACGGGTTGGCCGGGTCAATAACAATGCCTTTAACGCCCCGGTTAATCATATTTTCCACTGCCGCGATCTGTGTATCAGAGTCGCCCGCGGCGCTCGAAGCAGCGGTGATGGTGCCCAGCCCGTTCTTTTTCGCCTCATCAACGGCGGCCTGTTGTAGACGGGCAAAAAATGGATTGGACAGTTGCTGTTCAATCACCCCGATCAGATACTTGGTATCCTGCGCCTGAGCAGAAGCGGTCATGGTGGCAAGCGTCAGCGCGATCGAAAACGATGCGGCGCAGAGTGGCCGGTTACTATTTTTCCACATAATCTTCTCCAGCTTGCAATGGTTCATTTTGCAGAAATGCGTGACTGCCATTTCTGTTGGTTCTGTTATGCATCGGCACGCGCGGTGCGGCGTTAGTGTCGGTTTACTGCGGACGGCGCAGGTTGTCGGCCAGGTGGTGCATCGTCCGGCGAATCGCGTTATCGGCCATCAGCTCGCGGTATTGTTGATACACCGGCTGATAAGCCTGGGTATTGGCGTCTCGTGGCTGATAGCATTCAAAGTCACGCGCGCCGAAGCGCCGGGAGCCGGTCGCAAAATCCGCCACGATCCCTGCTGCAACAGCACCATGAATGGCGGCGCCGACAGCGGTCGGGTTTTGAATGTTCGGAACCTTGATCGCATGGCCGAGCACATCCGCCATCATTTGCATCAATAGCGGATTACGCTGCGATAACCCGCTGGTCAGCAGAATATGCTGTACTGACACTCCGCCAGCCTGTAGATAATCCAGAATCGCGCGCGCGCCAAAGCACAGCGCTTCCAGTAGCGCGCGGTAAATATCCGTTGAGGTGCTGGTAAGCGTAAGCCCAACTAACAGGCCACTGAGGTGAGCATCCGCAAAAGGCACTCGATTGCCGCTCCACCAGTCAAGCGCCAGTAGCCGGGTTTGCGCCGGGGCCAGCGCGGCGGCGCTGCTGTTATACAGCCGAAAACTTTCGGCCATGTCGTCGCTGCGCGGAAAGGTTCTGACAAACCATGCGAGAATATCGCCGAATCCGGCTTGTCCGGCCTCATAGCACCAAACATCGGGGAGCGCGGCGCCGTTGGCCATGCCTTCGATACCGGTCGGTAAGGGTTGGGCAGTATCATCAAGAAACAGGTAGGCGGCTGAGGTGCCTAATGCGGCAACCAACGTGTGCGGAACCATGGTACCCACCGCAGGCAAGACGACATGTGAATCAATGACCGCCACTGCCACCGTGGCGTTACCGAGAATGCCGGTGCGCTGCCGCCACGCGTTCGACAGCGTACCCGCTGCGGTTCCGACCGGATAAGGCGTCGTAAGGCGTTGCTCCAAACCATCCACCAGATGATGCGGATAACCGGTTTGCCCGGTGTATTGCGCTTTATAAGCGGCAAAATCCAGGCTGCGTACTTCCCGTTGCGTCAGTTGCCAGACCAGCCAGTCACCCGCCTCAATAAAACGGTCGGCCTGCGCCCAGATATGGGGCGCTTCATCGGCGAGCTGCGCCGCTTTAGCCAGTAACCATTCACCCGATACTTTGCCACCGAAATTATCCAGAAAGTGATCGCCGCGCCGATTGATCTCATCCACATAGGCTTGAGGCGCACTGTGTTTCCAGAGCTTTACGTAAGCATGCGGTTCATCAGGATGATGTGTGGAGAGTGCCTGACCATCTGCGCTGGCCGGGAGCGGAGAGCTGGCGGTAAAGCCAACGCCGATCGAGGCGATATGGCGGTTATTACCCAGTTTTTCGAGGATAATCTGCGCGGCTTCGAGGTAGTCCGCCGCATCCTGCAGCGCCCAGCCAGCAGGAAGCGGGCGACCGGTTGGCAGACTATCGGTCATAATGCCGTGTCGATAAGTATGGGTACAACTGTCCACCTGCTCGCCGGTCACCGTGTCGATCAGTACGCCCCGGGCGGACTCCGAACCATAATCAAGGCCAATAATAAACAAACTGGTCATAACCGGCGCTACCCTTGGTTGTCTATCTTTTGTCCATTCAGATAATGCCAACTATTGATATAAGTCAATTTGTATATGTATAATTTTATTCATAAGTGAGATCGCAATCAAACTACGGCTTACTGACGCACCCCTCGCGCCCCGGTTATGCCAGAGATAAATCGCTTTCGGGCAGGCGACTGCTTTGGCGCGGGATTTAAGCGGCGGGAGGGCATTTGGCAGGGTGTCGAGCTTTAGGTTATTGAGATAAGCTGCCATAACGCGCCGGGAATCGTAGCGTTTTATCCATCAATCAGAGATCACGCGGGAGAAGGCAATTGCAAAAAAAGGCGGCGAGTCATATCGATAAGGAATCACTGATCAGTTCTGGCGAGATATTTAGCCTTATCGCCAA contains the following coding sequences:
- a CDS encoding IS3 family transposase (programmed frameshift), which produces MIFSPQHKTGDLMNKKTKRTFTPEFRLECAQLIVDKGYSYRQASEAMNVGSTTLESWVRQLRRERQGITPSATPITAEQQRIRELEKQVRRLEEQNTIFKKGYRTLDVRLTERFTIAARLSDSHTVVSLCSALEIHRSSYRYWRKRRDTVNPARVRLYSEIRRAWNQSRGSAGARTLAEMLAQNGVPMTRYRAGRLMKYLNLSSCQPGKHQYKNARQEHTCLPNLLERQFAVPEPDRVWCGDITYIWAGNRWCYLAVVMDLFARRVIGWSLSANADTALIRSALRMAYETRGQPRDVMFHSDQGSQYTGLKYQQVLWRYRIKQSVSRRGNCWDNSPMERFFRSLKTEWVPTNGYAGKDEARRQIGSYIQNYYNSVRPHHYNGGLTPEESENRYRSYCKTVASIT
- a CDS encoding immunity 8 family protein, which translates into the protein MKADLKGMWVDSADISLETYQPEEKNNFNLWIELKIGTRGETGADYFRFFVCTPEWLCKHHWLPELMRHTLLVRKYDLDEIKKIITDYIDQCEGEDWMAIAQKLSRVFAWEYEDYRP
- a CDS encoding type II toxin-antitoxin system ParD family antitoxin produces the protein MPTSVALSPYFEAFIREQIESGRYNNTSEVIRAGLRALEEREQQMKLESLQKAVSAGINSGESRNAEEVFGRLSRKYQRMVEGKQTK
- a CDS encoding type II toxin-antitoxin system RelE/ParE family toxin, coding for MKLGISPLAEQDIEAIGDYIALDNPVRAVSFTEELYQQCLLIAESPVIYRERSELGQSVRSCAYGRYLIVFRVLDTEVRIERLLHGSRDIISLFAELDSL
- a CDS encoding TetR/AcrR family transcriptional regulator, producing the protein MARPKEFNIDVALDAAVGVFREHGFAGSSAQMLIEAMKIGKQSLYDTFGGKWQLYCAAVARYSSAETAEHIAMLQSETTAMAGIEQMLERVVAEAHRPCLGLSAISEFATSRDDLVGIREQAGRALRVALQQKLVEAQQTGAVSAELDPDQGTAFLLANIAAIRLAARAGAKPSELNALKALTLKALR
- a CDS encoding quinone oxidoreductase family protein — encoded protein: MKAIVMERVGGPAVMEYVDRPNPEPAAGQVLVQVHAAGVNFMDIGVRQGSLWQEMPLPKTLGVEGAGQVLSVGAGVTDITPGQRVAWVYAPGSYAQQVVVPAAALVPLPDEIDYRTAAAVMMQGLTASHFATDFYPVQPGDIALVHAAAGGVGLLLTQIIKLRGGRVIGRVSSANKVAFAKEAGAEQVIVDTEGAFAAEAIRLSGGEGVHVVYDGSGPKTFQGSLDALRVCGTFCWYGPVLGSPGAIEIMSLPKSIKIGYATFNHHVRTPELLRARTKQLFDWITAGQLSLKIGGEYALADAARAHTDLESRKTSGKLLLLP
- a CDS encoding SDR family NAD(P)-dependent oxidoreductase, whose amino-acid sequence is MRGKVSVITGGNRGIGRAIALGLAEAGSAVAIAARDEAKSAATLEELHRIGVKAISVPTDVANRNDVEAMLAKVTQELGPVDVLVNNAGIGFHADALTLEDEEWQRLFSINLDAVWKASQIVGRQMAQRGSGSIINIGSISGFIVNRPQWHSPYGISKAAVHHLTRSLAAEWAKSGIRVNAIAPGYVKTEIASEEYEDYRHYWRDEVPMQRYASPDEIAPIALLLASDASSFVTGSVFTVDGGYTLW
- a CDS encoding ATP-binding cassette domain-containing protein: MTDTTSSIVMRASGLVKRYGHVVALNGADFELAQGEILAVVGDNGAGKSSLIKALTGALIPDEGHIYLNDREVNFNNPLSSRLSGIETVYQELAVATQLNITQNLFLGRELRKPGLRGALLRQLDKKGMRQQAEDHMRNLGIRIQSIDQKVETLSGGQRQAVAVARAAAWGKRVVILDEPTAALGVRETNQVLDLITRIRDRGLSVVLISHSMPNVFQIADRIHIHRLGRRASVVSPATTSMSDVVAIMTGALAADAVSSALIIPEAAALPERS
- a CDS encoding ABC transporter permease; this encodes MSLFDRSEKEPRPKALTGTSDESRPTGARAYLRTMMALWLSYPIVGPLLALLVIIIVFSTTTATFLNAGNLSLILQQSVVVGTLALGQTLIVLVSGIDLANAAIMVLGTVVTGSLATTVDPWIALICGMLVCIVAAAINGVVVTTFRLPPFIATLGMFTILTAVARLYAHSRSFPVTSDLLALMGSGPAWMPASLTYGSLLWIALTLVLMYVLNKTAWGVHVYAIGNSPSAARLNGISVRKIVFSVYALAGIFYAFAGWQALGRTPIADPSGYPLANLESITAVVIGGTSLFGGRGSVMGTFIGALIVTVLKNGLTQAGIDSLYQQVATGFLVIFTVGIDQYLHRGQRT
- a CDS encoding substrate-binding domain-containing protein, which translates into the protein MWKNSNRPLCAASFSIALTLATMTASAQAQDTKYLIGVIEQQLSNPFFARLQQAAVDEAKKNGLGTITAASSAAGDSDTQIAAVENMINRGVKGIVIDPANPFALRNVIKKARDAGIVVITTNTSLEPATTANASYETDNLAAGELVGKWAKARLGATGAKVALLDYDLSDKTSKARHDGFLKGFGLSEHSPEIVGTALTQANVETGQSSMENLLAAHSDINVVYTINEPTAQGAYLSIKRARKDIVLTSIDGSCSGVHSVADGAIGATVMQFPDRMGKMAVEAIITAVNGGAKPHGVNNSGTVLITDHPVKGLASKDSAWGLKNCWGE
- a CDS encoding FGGY-family carbohydrate kinase, producing MTSLFIIGLDYGSESARGVLIDTVTGEQVDSCTHTYRHGIMTDSLPTGRPLPAGWALQDAADYLEAAQIILEKLGNNRHIASIGVGFTASSPLPASADGQALSTHHPDEPHAYVKLWKHSAPQAYVDEINRRGDHFLDNFGGKVSGEWLLAKAAQLADEAPHIWAQADRFIEAGDWLVWQLTQREVRSLDFAAYKAQYTGQTGYPHHLVDGLEQRLTTPYPVGTAAGTLSNAWRQRTGILGNATVAVAVIDSHVVLPAVGTMVPHTLVAALGTSAAYLFLDDTAQPLPTGIEGMANGAALPDVWCYEAGQAGFGDILAWFVRTFPRSDDMAESFRLYNSSAAALAPAQTRLLALDWWSGNRVPFADAHLSGLLVGLTLTSTSTDIYRALLEALCFGARAILDYLQAGGVSVQHILLTSGLSQRNPLLMQMMADVLGHAIKVPNIQNPTAVGAAIHGAVAAGIVADFATGSRRFGARDFECYQPRDANTQAYQPVYQQYRELMADNAIRRTMHHLADNLRRPQ